Proteins co-encoded in one Ensifer sp. PDNC004 genomic window:
- a CDS encoding ABC transporter substrate-binding protein has translation MLKTIAAAMLMSAAFIVTAHAQDGGKVTIVTSFSKDVTDPFKAGFEAANPGFTLDVQNKSTSSGVKYIDETKVNNQVDLFWASAPDAFDSLKSRQLLAKFTPSVTGLPEKVGSYPVNDPDGFYFGFAASGYGIMSNDRYLEANNLPKPAEWGDLAKPEYFDHVAIAAPSRSGTTHLTIETILQGEGWDKGWGTLKGIGGNLQQVTERSFGVPDAVNSGQTGIGIVIDFFAFSAQASGFPVSFAYPSVTTVVPANIGIVANAPNQAGAEAFVNYILSEKGQEVLLEPAIRRLPINPALYAKAPEGFPNPFKDPRFQSMITFDSDVSKQRTDVVDTLFDQLISFQLENLKGATQAIHAAEKALAANEQPATRALLDEAKALVAAMPITADEAASKETRDAFTGGEDKTARQAELEQKWAAFATEKYAAAKAKADEALNLVD, from the coding sequence ATGTTGAAAACCATCGCAGCAGCGATGCTGATGTCGGCTGCCTTCATCGTGACGGCCCACGCGCAAGACGGCGGCAAGGTGACGATCGTCACCTCGTTCTCCAAGGACGTGACCGACCCGTTCAAGGCCGGCTTCGAGGCCGCCAACCCCGGCTTCACCCTCGACGTCCAGAACAAGAGCACCAGCTCGGGCGTCAAGTACATCGACGAGACCAAGGTCAACAACCAGGTCGACCTGTTCTGGGCATCGGCCCCTGACGCCTTCGACAGCCTGAAGAGCAGGCAATTGCTCGCCAAGTTCACCCCGTCGGTGACGGGCCTGCCGGAAAAGGTCGGCTCCTATCCGGTCAACGATCCTGATGGTTTCTACTTCGGCTTTGCCGCATCGGGCTACGGCATCATGTCGAATGACCGCTACTTGGAAGCCAACAATCTGCCGAAGCCGGCCGAGTGGGGCGATCTCGCCAAGCCGGAATATTTCGACCACGTCGCCATCGCCGCCCCGTCGCGTTCCGGAACCACACACCTGACGATCGAGACGATCCTGCAGGGCGAAGGCTGGGACAAGGGCTGGGGTACGCTGAAAGGCATCGGCGGCAACCTCCAGCAGGTGACCGAACGCTCCTTCGGTGTTCCGGATGCGGTCAACTCCGGCCAGACCGGCATCGGCATCGTCATCGACTTCTTCGCCTTCTCGGCCCAGGCGAGCGGCTTCCCGGTCAGCTTCGCCTATCCGTCGGTGACGACGGTCGTTCCGGCCAATATCGGCATCGTCGCCAATGCGCCGAACCAGGCCGGTGCCGAGGCCTTCGTCAACTACATCCTGTCGGAGAAGGGCCAGGAAGTCCTGCTCGAGCCGGCCATCCGTCGCCTGCCGATCAACCCGGCGCTCTACGCCAAGGCGCCCGAAGGCTTCCCGAACCCCTTCAAGGATCCGCGCTTCCAGTCGATGATCACCTTTGACAGCGACGTTTCGAAGCAGCGCACGGATGTTGTCGACACGCTGTTCGACCAGCTGATTTCCTTCCAGCTCGAAAACCTCAAGGGCGCCACTCAGGCGATCCATGCGGCCGAAAAGGCGCTTGCCGCCAACGAGCAGCCGGCCACCCGCGCACTTCTCGATGAAGCCAAGGCCCTGGTTGCCGCCATGCCGATCACGGCGGACGAGGCGGCGAGCAAGGAGACCCGCGACGCCTTTACCGGCGGCGAGGACAAGACCGCGCGCCAGGCGGAACTGGAACAGAAGTGGGCCGCCTTCGCGACGGAGAAGTATGCCGCCGCCAAGGCTAAGGCTGACGAAGCCCTGAACCTCGTCGACTAA
- a CDS encoding sigma-54 dependent transcriptional regulator translates to MRPEADIILIDDDASVLEACCQVLELEDFTVAPHGSVISALAGLRADSDTVIVSDVRMPDHDGFDLVAAVRKIDPDIPIVLMSGHGDIPMALRAMREGAWDFLEKPADPVHLIETVRRARDHRRLLLENRRLRLSVDKDGWETRLIGHSAPMVALREKLQRIAAASADVLIIGDTGTGKEVTARALHDFSGRKGRFVAVNCGAIPETMLESELFGHEAGAFTGAREKRIGKIEYADGGTLFLDEIESMPLAAQVRLLRVLQERVIERLGSNVELPVNICVVAATKADLHDAARRGEFREDLAYRLDIARVELPPLARRKGDVGLLFQHFLGLAAKRQGRTPPPVGAEHLADLNARPWPGNVRELRNVAERFVLGLEERPDTEAATAGGETLEAQMDRLERTILINSLARHEGRVGATADALGISRKTLYLKMRKFDIDARADGDEG, encoded by the coding sequence ATGAGACCGGAAGCGGACATCATCCTGATCGACGACGACGCCAGCGTGCTTGAAGCTTGCTGCCAGGTGCTGGAACTGGAGGACTTCACCGTCGCCCCGCACGGTTCCGTCATCTCGGCGCTCGCCGGCCTGCGCGCCGACAGCGACACCGTGATCGTATCGGATGTCCGCATGCCCGATCATGACGGCTTCGACCTGGTCGCTGCCGTGCGCAAGATCGATCCCGATATCCCGATCGTGCTGATGTCCGGGCATGGCGACATCCCAATGGCGCTGCGCGCGATGCGCGAAGGCGCCTGGGACTTCCTCGAAAAGCCGGCCGATCCGGTCCACCTGATCGAGACCGTGCGCCGCGCCCGCGATCACCGGCGGCTGCTGCTCGAAAACCGGCGACTGCGCCTCTCTGTGGACAAAGACGGCTGGGAAACACGGCTGATCGGGCACTCCGCGCCGATGGTGGCGCTGCGCGAAAAACTGCAGCGCATCGCGGCAGCCAGCGCCGACGTGCTGATCATCGGCGATACCGGCACCGGCAAGGAGGTCACGGCGCGCGCGCTGCACGATTTCAGTGGTCGCAAGGGCCGCTTCGTCGCTGTCAACTGCGGCGCCATTCCGGAGACCATGCTCGAATCCGAGCTTTTCGGGCACGAGGCCGGCGCCTTCACCGGCGCTCGGGAAAAACGCATCGGCAAGATCGAATATGCCGATGGCGGCACGCTGTTTCTCGACGAGATCGAGTCGATGCCGCTCGCAGCCCAGGTGCGGCTGCTGCGTGTGCTGCAGGAGCGCGTGATCGAGCGCCTCGGCTCGAACGTCGAACTGCCGGTCAATATCTGCGTGGTGGCGGCGACCAAGGCCGACCTGCACGATGCCGCGCGACGGGGAGAATTCCGCGAAGACCTTGCCTATCGCCTCGACATCGCCCGGGTCGAACTGCCGCCGCTCGCGCGTCGCAAGGGCGATGTCGGCCTCCTGTTCCAGCATTTCCTTGGCCTTGCCGCCAAGCGCCAGGGACGCACGCCGCCACCGGTCGGCGCCGAGCATCTCGCCGACCTTAACGCCCGGCCCTGGCCCGGCAACGTGCGTGAGCTGCGCAATGTCGCGGAACGCTTCGTGCTCGGGCTCGAAGAGCGCCCGGACACCGAAGCCGCGACGGCAGGCGGCGAGACTCTGGAAGCACAGATGGATCGGCTGGAGCGGACCATCCTCATCAACAGTCTCGCCAGGCATGAAGGCCGCGTGGGTGCAACCGCCGACGCGCTCGGGATCTCCCGCAAAACGCTCTATCTGAAGATGCGCAAGTTCGACATCGATGCCCGGGCCGATGGCGACGAGGGGTGA
- a CDS encoding ABC transporter substrate-binding protein yields the protein MTRFRFYIVAALLPLITLGFMAFAGPARAVEKQELVVVTSYPPSFFEPFRAAFERANADMRVTIVQRNTASASRFVIEKADVPADIFWASAADAFELLKRNGSLRPIAPRNTGAPDHVFGYPVNDPQGYYLGFALSGYGFVYNPAHLARSKLPVPENWQDLLNPVYSGQIGITTPSRSGTTHLIVEALLQTYGWEKGWAMLSQLGGNLSTVTARSFGVASGVAQRRFSIGITIDFLATSPDFAGARNVFVLPPDTVFVPASIGILARARNVPGAERFVDFVLSEAGQKLLLSPAIARIPVNPALNSGLLPQEDGERLLKSGGFDAALSARRYGLVNLIFDDYIVRRRATLARLWKRTADLEAMNIEDAQRLSMLARARRLLGQPPLSASEVANVAEALQGEWPRGVARSPAHAELASRLRARIEQNLSEAEQLLSSAARSGDPVNLHPWRQ from the coding sequence TTGACAAGGTTCCGGTTCTATATCGTTGCGGCCCTGCTGCCGCTGATCACCCTTGGCTTCATGGCGTTTGCAGGCCCTGCACGTGCTGTCGAGAAGCAGGAACTCGTGGTGGTCACTTCCTATCCGCCGTCCTTCTTCGAGCCCTTCCGCGCTGCGTTCGAACGCGCCAATGCCGACATGCGGGTGACGATCGTGCAGCGCAACACCGCGAGCGCCAGCCGCTTCGTCATCGAGAAGGCGGATGTGCCGGCCGACATCTTCTGGGCCTCGGCGGCCGATGCCTTCGAGCTCCTTAAGCGCAACGGAAGCCTGCGTCCGATCGCGCCGCGCAATACCGGCGCACCGGATCATGTCTTCGGCTACCCGGTGAACGACCCCCAAGGCTATTATCTGGGCTTCGCGCTGTCGGGCTACGGCTTCGTCTATAATCCCGCCCATCTCGCGCGCAGCAAACTGCCCGTGCCGGAGAACTGGCAGGATCTGCTGAACCCCGTCTATTCCGGCCAGATCGGCATCACCACGCCGTCCCGCTCGGGCACGACGCACCTGATCGTCGAGGCCTTGCTGCAAACCTACGGGTGGGAGAAAGGCTGGGCGATGCTGTCGCAGCTCGGCGGCAATCTCTCGACGGTTACCGCCCGCAGCTTCGGAGTGGCCTCCGGCGTGGCGCAGCGGCGCTTCAGCATCGGCATCACCATCGACTTCCTCGCCACCTCGCCGGATTTCGCCGGCGCCCGCAATGTCTTCGTCCTGCCGCCCGACACCGTGTTCGTGCCCGCAAGCATCGGCATCCTCGCCCGGGCACGCAACGTGCCGGGAGCGGAACGCTTCGTCGATTTCGTGCTTTCGGAGGCTGGCCAGAAACTCCTGCTGTCGCCGGCAATCGCCCGCATACCGGTCAACCCCGCGCTCAACAGCGGCCTGCTGCCGCAGGAAGACGGCGAGCGCCTGCTGAAATCCGGTGGCTTCGACGCGGCGCTTTCGGCGCGCAGATACGGGCTCGTCAATCTGATTTTCGACGACTATATCGTGCGCCGCCGGGCAACCCTTGCCCGCCTGTGGAAGAGGACCGCGGATCTGGAGGCGATGAACATCGAAGACGCGCAACGGCTGAGCATGCTGGCCCGGGCACGGCGGCTGTTGGGCCAGCCTCCGCTTTCAGCAAGCGAAGTCGCCAATGTGGCAGAGGCCCTGCAAGGCGAATGGCCGCGTGGCGTCGCCCGCTCCCCTGCCCATGCGGAACTCGCGAGCCGCCTGCGCGCGCGGATCGAGCAGAACCTCAGCGAGGCGGAACAGCTGCTGTCCTCGGCCGCGCGATCCGGCGACCCCGTCAATCTCCATCCGTGGCGGCAGTGA
- a CDS encoding histidine phosphatase family protein, whose amino-acid sequence MKKDLPSLILIRHGETQWNVAGRLQGRKDTPLTTNGVRQALAVGLRLAERIAEEDKNLTFWVSPLGRARQTASILADTWSIPFDRFAEAAALAERSYGAWEGLAHDEIERDLVDQYEAHSADPFDYSMPGGESRTALAARLEAWIDTLDRGRRHVVVTHSGCLRALRGIYTAASRDEILAYREPQTASFLLTAGRETMLDVPLNILRALGCDGAGRTVWI is encoded by the coding sequence ATGAAAAAAGATCTTCCAAGCCTCATCCTCATCCGCCACGGCGAAACCCAATGGAACGTCGCCGGCCGCCTGCAGGGCCGCAAGGACACGCCGCTGACGACCAATGGCGTGCGCCAGGCGCTCGCCGTCGGCCTGCGCCTTGCCGAACGGATCGCCGAGGAGGACAAGAACCTGACCTTCTGGGTGAGCCCGCTCGGCCGCGCCCGCCAGACCGCATCGATCCTCGCCGACACCTGGTCGATCCCCTTCGATCGTTTTGCCGAGGCGGCCGCCCTCGCAGAACGCTCCTATGGCGCGTGGGAGGGGCTCGCCCATGACGAGATCGAGCGCGATCTTGTGGACCAGTACGAGGCGCACAGCGCCGACCCGTTCGACTATTCGATGCCGGGAGGCGAAAGCCGGACAGCGCTTGCAGCGCGCCTCGAAGCCTGGATCGACACGCTCGACCGCGGCCGGCGCCATGTCGTGGTTACCCATAGCGGCTGCCTCAGGGCGCTGCGCGGCATCTACACCGCCGCCTCGCGCGACGAGATTCTTGCCTATCGCGAACCGCAGACGGCCTCGTTCCTTCTGACAGCAGGCCGCGAGACCATGCTCGACGTGCCTCTCAACATCCTGCGCGCCCTTGGCTGCGATGGCGCCGGAAGGACCGTCTGGATCTGA
- a CDS encoding ABC transporter ATP-binding protein — translation MTVNINSAALAAGPAKAISISDVNLYYGALHVLKDINLEIRPGEFFAFLGPSGCGKTTLLRLIAGFNNARQGKVVIGGQDVLDMPAWKRDIGMVFQSYALWPHMTVAANVAFGLEERRLPRAEIESRVQKALDLVGLKHLADRRPSQLSGGQQQRVALARTIAIEPKVLLLDEPLSNLDAKMRVEVRRELRELQQRLQLTTIFVTHDQEEANTVCDRIAVFNEGSIQQVGTPMGLYEKPANLFVANFLGTANILDGKVAGSGAARSFEVVGGGSIPIPAGTDVPAGAKLVFRPQYATIGSLEPGAVALEGIIAHREFLGATVRYGVRIGAATVLIDAPFHSGDALLEPGAATTLGLKPSSAQWLAH, via the coding sequence ATGACAGTGAACATCAACAGCGCTGCACTCGCCGCCGGCCCCGCCAAGGCGATCAGCATCAGCGACGTCAATCTCTACTACGGCGCGCTTCACGTGCTGAAAGACATCAACCTTGAAATCCGGCCGGGCGAGTTCTTCGCCTTTCTCGGCCCATCGGGCTGCGGCAAGACCACGCTTTTGCGCCTGATCGCCGGCTTCAACAATGCCCGCCAGGGCAAGGTCGTGATCGGCGGACAGGACGTGCTCGACATGCCCGCGTGGAAGCGCGACATCGGCATGGTCTTCCAGTCCTATGCGCTCTGGCCGCACATGACGGTCGCCGCCAACGTCGCCTTCGGCCTCGAAGAGCGTCGGCTGCCGCGCGCGGAGATCGAAAGTCGCGTCCAGAAGGCGTTGGACCTCGTCGGCCTCAAGCACCTTGCCGACCGACGCCCGTCGCAGCTTTCGGGTGGTCAGCAGCAACGCGTGGCGCTCGCCCGCACCATCGCCATCGAGCCGAAGGTGCTGTTGCTCGACGAGCCGCTGTCCAACCTCGACGCCAAGATGCGTGTCGAGGTTAGGCGTGAACTGCGCGAGTTGCAGCAGCGGCTGCAGCTGACGACGATCTTCGTCACCCACGACCAGGAAGAGGCCAACACCGTCTGCGACCGCATCGCCGTCTTCAACGAGGGCAGTATCCAGCAGGTGGGAACGCCGATGGGGCTTTATGAAAAGCCGGCCAACCTGTTCGTCGCCAACTTCCTCGGCACGGCCAACATCCTCGACGGCAAGGTGGCCGGCAGCGGCGCTGCCAGGAGCTTCGAGGTCGTGGGCGGCGGCTCCATCCCGATCCCGGCCGGCACCGACGTGCCCGCCGGCGCCAAACTCGTCTTCCGGCCGCAATATGCGACGATCGGCAGCCTCGAGCCCGGCGCCGTCGCGCTCGAAGGCATCATCGCGCATCGCGAATTCCTGGGCGCGACCGTGCGTTATGGCGTGAGGATCGGGGCTGCGACGGTGCTGATCGACGCGCCGTTCCATTCCGGCGACGCGCTTCTCGAACCCGGTGCGGCGACGACGCTCGGCCTCAAGCCGTCGTCGGCGCAATGGCTCGCCCATTAG
- a CDS encoding ATP-binding protein: MAVIETTARQPRWRFGIGARLVLAFVAIVGLAVGACVVGWLSYERLSGELSRMADEQMPQLAFASRLSKAGADIGSVTSVLAGAENRTEYNEIRAVYATRLQTLRALLEENTAQSSTAALLPLAEAIGANLKKIDLAAGKRFTLREAMRSDIDELRWVQADLLGEADPLVDDIRFNIEAETRKGQGAAALAEQQKSEALLTVVSQANLATGLIGRLVNATTEEEMQETNAFLGDSADELASRIRSLDSWPDSITVRQLAGRILDQSNASTGIPNRKRSEMLQAGTLAELASENGRLVEELGRKIETEVVAIEASAGDAARRAAAAIETGRSLLLAIAILSVLVASAIGYFYVHRNLIARIRLLATAAGAISAGRHSAAIPPPEADELGDLSRALTLFRQTRDELIQSAKLAALGQMAAGIGHELNQPLAALRAHIHNAATLIGRGKGEQAVNNLDKMKGLTGRMADQISHIRRFARRPDAQLRPVDLTAAVRDALSLLEHRFEEESVVLELSLPEGGPAMVMAEPVRLEQVAVNLIGNALDAVSDQPLRRVTVGVEMTGGAARLIVGDTGHGIAAENLPAVFDPFFTTKPVGSGLGLGLSISYNIVKDFGGDIAILETGPTGTRFLVSLKGLE, translated from the coding sequence ATGGCGGTGATCGAAACGACCGCCCGGCAGCCGCGCTGGCGCTTCGGTATTGGCGCCCGACTCGTGCTCGCCTTCGTCGCGATCGTCGGGCTCGCCGTCGGCGCCTGCGTGGTCGGCTGGCTTTCCTATGAGCGGTTGTCGGGCGAACTGTCGCGCATGGCCGACGAGCAGATGCCGCAGCTCGCCTTCGCGTCGCGCCTCTCCAAGGCCGGGGCCGACATCGGCTCCGTGACGTCGGTGCTTGCCGGCGCCGAAAACCGCACCGAATACAACGAGATCCGCGCCGTCTACGCGACGCGCCTCCAGACCCTTCGAGCCCTACTTGAAGAAAACACGGCGCAATCGAGCACGGCGGCGCTGCTGCCGCTCGCCGAGGCCATCGGCGCCAATCTGAAAAAGATCGACCTTGCGGCCGGCAAGCGCTTCACTTTGCGCGAGGCCATGCGCTCGGACATCGACGAGCTTCGCTGGGTCCAGGCGGATCTTCTGGGAGAAGCCGACCCGTTGGTCGACGACATCCGCTTCAACATCGAAGCGGAAACCCGCAAGGGCCAGGGTGCGGCCGCGCTCGCCGAACAGCAGAAGAGCGAAGCGCTGTTGACCGTCGTCTCCCAGGCAAACCTTGCGACAGGTCTCATCGGGCGGCTCGTCAACGCCACGACCGAAGAGGAAATGCAGGAGACCAACGCCTTCCTCGGCGATAGCGCCGACGAACTGGCGAGCCGCATTCGCTCGCTCGACAGCTGGCCCGACAGCATCACCGTGCGGCAGCTGGCCGGGCGCATTCTCGACCAGTCCAACGCCTCGACGGGCATCCCCAATCGCAAGCGCTCGGAAATGCTGCAGGCCGGCACGCTTGCCGAACTTGCCAGCGAAAACGGCCGGTTGGTCGAAGAGCTTGGCCGCAAGATCGAGACGGAAGTGGTGGCGATCGAGGCGAGCGCCGGGGACGCCGCGCGACGCGCGGCCGCGGCAATCGAAACCGGGCGTAGCCTGCTCCTCGCGATCGCCATCCTCTCGGTGCTGGTGGCAAGCGCCATCGGCTACTTCTACGTCCACCGCAACCTCATCGCCCGTATCCGCCTGCTGGCGACGGCCGCCGGCGCGATCAGCGCGGGCCGGCATTCCGCAGCGATCCCGCCGCCCGAAGCCGACGAACTCGGAGACCTCTCGCGCGCGCTGACCCTCTTTCGCCAGACCCGCGACGAGCTGATCCAGTCGGCAAAGCTTGCGGCCCTCGGCCAGATGGCGGCCGGCATCGGCCACGAACTCAACCAGCCGCTGGCCGCCCTTCGCGCACACATCCACAACGCCGCCACGCTGATCGGCCGCGGCAAGGGCGAACAGGCGGTCAACAACCTCGACAAGATGAAGGGGCTGACGGGACGCATGGCCGACCAGATCAGCCATATCCGCCGCTTTGCCCGGCGGCCGGACGCGCAACTGCGGCCGGTCGATCTCACCGCAGCGGTGCGGGACGCCCTCAGCCTGCTCGAACATCGTTTCGAGGAGGAGAGCGTCGTGCTCGAGCTTTCGTTGCCGGAAGGCGGCCCGGCAATGGTCATGGCCGAACCGGTCCGGCTCGAGCAGGTCGCCGTCAATCTCATCGGCAATGCGCTTGACGCGGTCTCCGACCAACCGCTTCGGCGCGTGACCGTCGGCGTTGAAATGACCGGTGGCGCCGCCCGCCTGATCGTCGGCGACACCGGACACGGCATCGCCGCGGAAAACCTGCCGGCCGTGTTCGATCCGTTCTTCACCACCAAGCCGGTTGGTTCGGGGCTCGGCCTCGGCCTGTCGATCTCCTACAACATCGTCAAGGATTTCGGCGGCGACATCGCAATCCTCGAGACCGGTCCGACCGGCACACGATTCCTCGTATCCCTGAAAGGCCTGGAATGA
- a CDS encoding iron ABC transporter permease, with protein MALVASVPIRPAAAKPGQILAVSVIALFLAIFLVIPAGTVIYTAFTEKGTGALTIVNFIDFFNTDLFRRSFFNSVYVSGMSVVWASAIALPLAVLTTRFDFRGSLIIQTLGFVPLIMPPFVGAVAMQLLFGRNGTVNLLLNDWFGIRIPFMEGLNGVIFVQSLHYFPFILINLSTSLRNIDRSMEEAAQNLGSSGFRLFRRIVFPLAMPGYLAGASLVFVKVFDDLATPLLLNVKDMLAPQAYLRVTSVGLTDPMGYVISVILIAVSIFAMWLSAVAMRGKDYSTVQRGGGGLSRRKLSRGESVIAYGVVALILLLVLSPHIGLLLLSFATVWSFSPLPDAYTVAHYGRVFGESSLYIKNTLIYASLAGLIDVVIGGAIAYLVLRTKVIGRRWLDWAATAALAIPGVVLGIGYLRTFYGITLPDGTPLATLWVMVVLALAIRRLPYALRACYAALQQVSESLEEAAENLGATKQRTIRRIVLPLMTGGLLAGFVTSFSTAAVELSATLMLIQSNSDAPIAYGLYVFMQSPAGRGPGAALGVIAVIMVALCTLLSHYVIERRQKALGTAK; from the coding sequence ATGGCGCTCGTCGCTTCCGTTCCCATCCGGCCCGCCGCGGCCAAACCTGGCCAGATCCTCGCGGTCTCGGTGATCGCCCTGTTTCTGGCGATCTTCCTGGTCATCCCCGCCGGCACGGTCATCTACACCGCCTTCACCGAGAAGGGCACCGGTGCGCTGACCATCGTCAACTTCATCGACTTCTTCAACACCGACCTCTTCCGCCGGTCCTTCTTCAACTCCGTCTATGTGTCCGGCATGTCGGTCGTCTGGGCGAGCGCCATTGCGCTTCCGCTCGCGGTGCTCACCACCCGCTTCGATTTCCGCGGTTCGCTCATCATTCAGACGCTCGGCTTCGTGCCCCTGATCATGCCGCCCTTCGTCGGCGCGGTGGCGATGCAGCTTCTCTTCGGTCGCAACGGCACGGTGAACCTGCTCTTGAACGACTGGTTCGGCATCCGCATCCCGTTCATGGAGGGGCTGAACGGCGTCATCTTCGTGCAGTCACTGCACTACTTCCCCTTCATCCTGATCAACCTGTCGACCAGCCTGCGCAACATCGACCGGTCGATGGAAGAGGCCGCCCAGAACCTCGGCTCCTCCGGCTTCCGGCTCTTCCGCCGCATCGTCTTTCCGCTCGCCATGCCCGGCTATCTCGCCGGCGCGTCGCTTGTCTTCGTCAAGGTCTTCGACGACCTGGCGACGCCGCTGCTCCTCAACGTCAAGGACATGCTGGCGCCGCAGGCCTATCTGCGCGTCACCTCGGTCGGCCTCACCGATCCGATGGGCTACGTCATCTCGGTGATCCTGATTGCTGTCTCGATCTTCGCCATGTGGCTTTCGGCGGTCGCCATGCGCGGCAAGGACTATTCGACGGTGCAGCGCGGCGGTGGCGGCCTTTCCAGGCGCAAGCTCAGCCGCGGCGAGAGCGTCATCGCCTATGGCGTCGTCGCGCTGATCCTGCTCTTGGTGTTGTCGCCGCATATCGGCCTGTTGCTGCTCTCCTTCGCGACCGTCTGGTCGTTCAGCCCGCTGCCCGATGCCTACACCGTCGCCCATTACGGCCGGGTCTTCGGCGAAAGCTCGCTCTACATCAAGAACACGCTGATCTACGCCAGCCTTGCCGGCCTGATCGACGTGGTCATCGGCGGCGCCATCGCCTATCTCGTGCTGCGCACCAAGGTCATCGGCCGTCGCTGGCTCGACTGGGCGGCAACTGCCGCGCTTGCCATCCCCGGCGTCGTGCTTGGCATCGGCTATCTCAGAACCTTCTACGGCATCACGCTGCCCGACGGCACGCCGCTCGCGACGCTCTGGGTCATGGTGGTTCTAGCGCTTGCCATCCGCCGCCTGCCCTATGCGCTTCGTGCCTGCTACGCTGCCCTGCAGCAGGTATCGGAATCGCTTGAAGAAGCGGCTGAAAACCTCGGCGCCACCAAGCAGCGGACCATCCGCCGCATCGTCCTGCCGCTGATGACCGGGGGGCTGCTTGCCGGTTTCGTCACCAGCTTCTCGACCGCAGCGGTCGAACTGTCGGCAACGCTGATGCTGATCCAGAGCAATTCGGACGCGCCGATCGCCTACGGGCTCTACGTCTTCATGCAATCGCCGGCCGGTCGCGGACCGGGTGCAGCCCTCGGCGTCATCGCCGTGATCATGGTCGCGCTCTGCACGCTTCTGTCCCACTACGTCATCGAGCGTCGCCAGAAGGCGCTGGGTACGGCCAAGTAA